The genomic segment gcagaagccttatctctagtgccacctctctggtccctttttttttttttttttttttttgttttggggccacacctgtttgatgctcaggggttactcctggctatgtgctcagaagtcactcctggcttggggggaccatatgggacgccgggggatcgaaccgcggtccgtcctacgctagcgcttgcaaggcagacaccttacctctagcgttgcaaggcagacaccttacctctagcgccaccttcccggcccctggtcctttttttttaaaactttatttcttcattatcaggctgggaagccatatgggatttgaactgggtccttcccagttcggctgcatgcaaggcaaacgtcccaccactgtgctatctctctggccccagcatttagtttttcaatttttgctttcatttaatTGGAAGAGGATGTTAGGAGTTGGATTTAGGGATTTGTTTTGAGTTGTGGGTAGAAATCAGGCGTGGAATCTTTTCTAAATTACAAGTCTGCTGTTTTAAACAGTCTGGTTGGAAAAAACAAGGAGGAGTGAGGTATGTGTTTTCTACTAAGCAGAGAATAGCAGATTTAGGAGATTGAAATCACAAATCTGAAATGTGGCTGAAGAAGATACATGATGCTGctgttgtctttttttgggggggggtcacacccgccagtgctcaggggttattcctggctccaggctcagaaattgctcctagcaggcacgggggaccatatgggatgccaggatttgaatcgatgacctcctgcatgaaaggcaaacgccttacctccatgctatctctccggccccgtctttttttttttttaatgtgtgataACTGTTGGATAGCTTCATGCACTCCCATCATTGTTAATTCCAGTATAAACTTACCTTCATGCATGATCTCTTTTGTGTTTTCATGATAGCAACCTTcaagttctcttttttatttaaaaagaaattcaaacctACTCTTAAAATATCCACAGGTACTGTGGGAATTGTGTATTGGGGGCAGACATTCTCATTTACAAGCAAAATTtcactggttgttttttttttcttttttttgtttcaggacTTGATTTCATTGGGGTTGAGGGGTCAAATTATCCCCGAAAATTTGAGACTGCTCCTGGTATGATACATCCAGGCGCCTAACTGCCCCGGATATTTTTACCGATTTTTACGAATTGAAATATCTGTGGATATGTCATTTTTGTCTTcatgctttttctgcattgtgcctTTTACTTCTATgcttgtgtttttcttcttttaaaactaTTCGTTTACTAAATATTAACACTGGATTATTCTAATAGTAGTAAACCCTACTACAGAGTTGAGAGTTTCCTGTCTCTATATTCCTTAATCCTTCCTCAAAATTAGACCTTTGTCCTACCTACTTTTTTAGTCCTCTATGTAGCCATCTTATTATGGTTATATATCAAGATACCTGCATTCTTAGCCATACCAGTCATAGTTACTATTCAGAAAGAAATTCTGTGTATTCACTCAGTATCAGAGTGGGATACATGTTGATGAGGGAAGAACAGTGATATCACCACAGAGGGAGAGAAGACTGTAACTAGGCTGAGATTAGACTTAATGTTTGATTTGGAAGAAAATGAGAATTAagttaaaatgaaaattgagTAGGAATTTTTCCGGTGCATCATAATATAGTCTGATAGTAATTGCAATGAACAttcttttaggaaatattttaCTAAATGTTAAAAGACTTTCAGagacaatgaaaaatatatatgcagaGTTTCATTGTTAGAAATTGTCTTTCAAGAGAAGGCCTTGTGAATTACTCATTATTATTGCTCTAGAGCAAAACAGTAGGGTTGTTCTTGTTTCCCAGATAGGCTCTTCATTTTTACTGTAGTCTTTGGTTCAAATGAAAACCTAatgtctcgggcccggagagatagcacatcggcgtttgccttgcaagcagccgatccaggacccaaggtggttggttcgaatcctggtgtcccatatggtcccccgtgcctgccaggagctatttctgagcagacagccaggaacaacctctgagcaccaccgggtgtggcccaaaaaccaaaaaaaaaaaaaaaaaaaaaatctaatgtctCATACAAACTTAACTACTAATTCCTTAAAGATGGATAGTTTCCCTCTAAGAATATACATGAAAAGTATGaggacttaaaaattaaaaggaatgtGGAAGCTGGTTTAAATGTTTATGGACATCTTACAGAAACTATCGTTCATCCTTTTATTAATATGAGAAGAGTTGTACACCTATCTTTCTTTGGCATTTAGATTTCATGCTGGATATTATTTAGGATTAGATATCACACATAGTTGATTTTTTTCAGTCTCACTATTTTCTGAAAATAGCAGATCCATAAAGGGAATCCTTATATTTAAAGCGATAAAGTAAATTAAACTTTTATGTATACTACTTAATTTCAGTAGTTGAACGGATCATTTTCAGTGCCCTcagtttgagtttcagtccttTCATTTGTCACTTTCCTTCGGTAATTACTTTTGCTGTATCTCCTGCCATATCTCTTTAAGACTGTTGGCTGTATTGTCTTAAATCGATAAACAGATCTAGTTTGCATGTTATGGTTTAGATTTTCTGCTGCTAGTTTGCTGAGTTGGCCGCTAAATTAGGATTCACAATCTTAATACATAGAGCTTTGAGTTTGCTGGTTGGGGTCTCttattttcttgctcttttgttcttttctgtttAGAGCTATGGAAAAAAACACCAAGCATCTGAAATCTTATTAAGATCTTAGTGCTTTATGGTAGTCTTCCTGACTCCCAAGAATTCCTTTTGCTTACTAAATTTTGGTCACACTGGTTGCCAAAAGTGTTCATTAACTTCAGTGTTATCTGCATATGCTTCGTACTGGCAGTTAAAATAATCTtcctgtttttcctttatttccagGTGCATGGAGGACTGCGACAGAGGAGTGGGGAACTGAGGATTGGAATGAAGATGTAGGTATTTCCTGGTCATTTCTTGTTAGTGCCTTCTATCCCTAAGTGGTGTTTAGGGATAGAAAATGGATATGTTTCTACCCCTCAAAATTCATCCTTAAGTTTCTGACCCAAAACTTTTACATCCAAAATAGTGTTCTGAGCCAGAACATTTCACTATGTTATATGAAGGAGACTGGGCATGAACAGGACTCTGTGGAACCAGACTATGGAAAGGGCAAGTGCACTTGTGTAAGTCCAATATCTGATTGTCCAATTTATCTTAGGAAGAGATGGTGGTTGGGTAGAGCACCAGAAATGGAGCTAGGCAGGTAGTACATTGACTAGTAACTGATGATATATAGCAATCTTCTTGGAGCAATCTTTggttattttactatttaaatattAGTGCATGGTCCTGTAATTGGTATAGAGGTTATAAAATCAGAGTACTAAGTCTTAAAGTCTACAATACGGTTGGCTTtggaactttttatttatttgaagaccTGCTTTGTAATTAGATGAGTCTGTAGAATTGGCTGTTTCTTTCGCTCAGGTTGGAATCTCATAGAAACATAAATTAACTCTCTGAATTCACTGAATGTAGTGCCTGTATAAAAgaatattgttgatttctgtcCCAGTAAAATTATGGTTATTAGTGATGATGGATGAATcccattttaacatttttaaagtatgTATACTTAGGTTTTCAGACAGGGCAGTTTGAATTATCAGAGGAACTGATTTGTCAAATTGTTTTTGTTGCCAGACCTGGATATTTAAACTTAGAGATGCATCACCACTAGGTGGTTGCTTTGTACTGAGCTAGTTGCCTTGTGAATAGTCTTAAGATTTTGCTTGTCTGTGTCACTTTCTGATATATTTGTTGAGATTGGATTCCTAGTTTTTAAAAGGAAACTGAAAAGAAAGATGTTCAGCAAAAAGTGAAAAGCAGAAACCAAAAAAGTCAGTTTTACTTGTGTAAGAATTTATTCCTGACGATTGTTTGTCTAGTTTTGGTATGTTACAATAAAGAGATTAGGTGTAATAAAGTCAGTTTAAGGCAAAAGTTGCATATGATTAAAACTATTCTTAAAGATCTTCATTCACTGACCCTTGGACCTTTTCTGCTTTAAAGCcaagaattcatttttatttctgtcttcatcttggctgtagttttttttttacttggaaTGGAATAGTGTAAGGTAAAATGTGGTTTTAATAGAGGTGGGAGTTGGGAGCTGTAaaggatttttttcctcttctctttctgtctAGCATGTCTTCTTGAGTATATGAAGTGACTTCCATGTTTTACTGTGTTCCTTGATTCCACATAAACATACCCCCCCGCCCCCTGCTAAAACCATTGACTATATAGTAAGTGCTTTTGATGGTTGATCCATATAGGATTCCTCAGAGTAGATAGTTCTCTCTTCTAAGGGTTTTCTCTTCCTTGATTTTGAATTCCCCTTATCTGTTTCTATGTCAGTTTTCTGGCTGGTAACATGTCTAACACCACTCTCTTTTCCAGCTTTCTGAGACCAAGATCTTCACTGCCTCTAACGTTTCTTCAGTGCCTCTGCCTGCGGAGAATGTGACAATCACTGCTGGTCAGAGGCAAGTGTGTTGTGGTAAAATTCATTATCTGTTCCCAAAGGGATCAGCTGAAATAGCTGTTAGGAGGCGGCTCTAGGCCTTTATAGCTCCCAATGAGGATAACCAAATCACATTACATGATTCTTTGGTAGACTTATAAGAGGTGATACTGGTTATGGGGCCAGCGAGATTGTGCggatggtaaggtgcttgccttgcatgtgaccaacacaaTTCGATCCCCTTATCCCCGACAGACAGGAGTGCAGTCAGAGTATATTCTGGGTtgagtatggttcaaaaacagaacaaaacaacaaaaaaagaaatatacagtgTCTTTGATTTTATGTCCAAGTGGCCTGTCAAGTTTATCTTTGGTTCAAATAGCAATATACTAAGTTTTGACCATTTAGGCAAATTTTGTATACACTTAAATTGAACATTGATTCCCATAAGTTTGCCTCTACTTCAGAGATCACCTGCAGTTGGGTACTCTTCTTGCCTGCTTAGGATAACTACACATTTGGGGATTTTcaggttttataattttatagaattaaCACACAGAAGGGGCCagaatagcacaatgggtagggcatttgcctagcacatggccacaccaggttcaatccctggcatctcttagggtctcaaatctgccaggaatgattcctgtgtgtagagccaaaagtaaaccgtgagcattaccaggtgtgtcccaaaaactcaAACACACCCCTCAGAAAAGGATAATTCACAGAAGTCTGGGAAATGGAACTTTCTATTATTGTTACATTGTAACTAGTACTCAGAAAGCTATGTAGAAGCATACATACATaagtgtctgaaatttattactactatattttatttatttattttgggccacatctagcagtgctcagggattactcttggctctacactctgatcatttctttttctttttttttcttttttttgtggtttttgggtcacacctggcagtgctcagaaattgctcctggcaggcacaggggaccatatgggacgccgggattcgaactgatgaccttctgcatgaaaggcaaacgccttacctccatgctatctctccggccccatttctatctcactttaatttttatattgcagtttatatttggggggagggttatcCATACTGGGAGTGCTCAGAGAACCTGAGGAGCCAGATAGCAAATCCTGGGCTTTGGCACACCTTGGTCTTCAGCTCTTTGAGCTCTCCACAGCCCTGAATAGCTGAACCTTAATCAAAATgaatgtgtaagttaaggccagaGCTTCTGTGCCCTCTCTAGGGGTGGTGTCCTCATAGCACAAAGGTGGTTTTTAGGCTATGGGTCCACTGAATTGCAGTGTTCATGTTTATTTCAGAGCGCTTCACATAGCCATGGCAAATTAAATCATTGGTTCCTGGAAGTAATGTGTGAGGCTTATGGTGGGACTGAAGCTGTCACCCTCTAATTAGATTCTTGGTGTTTTTGGGTAATGTCATTGACACAAATTATGTTTAGAATGTGGGGGATAAACtactgggtctgttctgggttgctTCTGACTGTGCACAGCAGACTAGACTGCACCAGGGATGGCTGCAAGTACCCTGTCTGCTGCAGCTATCTCTTGGGgtatctttgttgttttgttgtttttttgtgttttgttttgttttgtttttttttgtggtttttgggtcacacccggcagtgctcaggggttatttctggctccaggctcagaaattgctcctggcaggcacaggggaccatatgggacgccaggattcgaaccgatgacctcctgcatgaaaggcaaacgccttacctccatgccaactctccggcccctgttttgttgtttttattccttttcaccccaccccagtttttattttttgtttgtctttgtttttgagccaacccagcaatgcttagatattatttctggttctgcactaaggaattactatAAGGTGTGAACACAGAGCACAAtaaagtatggcccaaaaactaaaatagggAGTATAAAAAGTTGTACACTGTATGTGTGTTTTTGCATGTTTGTCATGTGTTTTTATATAGCTGAAATGGGCTGAACTGATAGCagagcatgtagggtgtttgccttgcacgcagctgaccgagattcaatccttggcattccatatgttcccctgagcacattcaggagtgatttcttttttttttttttccaacaaaaataattcctttattcAAAGgactaatatatttataaagattaCATGTCTTTATAAgggaaataaacaaaatcataattCTGTTCATAACAGTAAGTATATTAACTACAAACTATATAACACTGTGATAAAAACAGCAAATTCAAATGTAAATGAAGATAATCCTCTAAATCCCATGTTTCATCGAGCATCAAAAACCACCAATCGTTTAGTCCTTTTCTTGTACATAATTCTGTATCCACATTCTCTGCATCTGATTGGATCCCTggactttatttcattttctgtgtGACACTCTCCACAGATGTAGATCATCGGTTGCTGCTTTGGAGGCTGAACATCTTTCTGGGTGTCCATTCTTAGTCCCTCCAAACCCCAAGTTGCAACTCAGGTCTTTGCAGCAGAGAGGAACTCCTCCACGCTCCACCTTCCAGACGCTGGCTCCAGGCTAGGTCGCTCGCGGCCaacttcccaggagtgatttctgatcgcagagccaggactaacccctgagcactgcaaggcgTGGCTtctaagcaaaagaaaaacatacaGCTGAAACATTTGTTGTATCACCAAATTAAATCTGTTCCCAAAACTTGTACATAtatcttcttaaattttatttttgttatagggGCCACATCTAGCCGTGCCAGTTCTTGAGGTAACTGCAATTTTCCTGCGAGCAAAGCATACACACCTGCTCCTGGGCTTAGGTTCTagtgatccaggagtaacccctgagcactgccgggtgtgacccctcccccccaaaaaaaaagtattatgttAACAATATCTTTGGAATACAACTAGATAATATAGTGCCTCTTGTGCATAACTGATTTTGGTATATCATTTTAAGGCTTTGTATCTTGTTTGGGGAGGTGACCTCTTAAATCTAATAATTTGGGGGATGTAAGAATTATTCAGCaagatcttttattttctctacatAGAATTGACCTTGCTGTTCTTTTGGGAAAGACACCATCTTCAATAGAGAATGATTCATCTAATCTGGATCCATCTCAGGCTCCTTCTCTTGCCCAGCCGTTGGTGTTCAGTAACTCGAAGCAGAGTGCCATATCTCAGCCTGCTTCAGGGAACACATTTTCTCACCACAATATGGTAAGTAGGAAAGTATATCCTCCCCTTTTCTCTTACCTGcaatttctccctccctccctcccttcttcctttctctctcttcttccttccttccttccttccttccttcctgccttccttccttccttccttccttcggtccttgcttccttccttccttccttccttccttccttcctt from the Suncus etruscus isolate mSunEtr1 chromosome 10, mSunEtr1.pri.cur, whole genome shotgun sequence genome contains:
- the LOC126020788 gene encoding DNA-directed RNA polymerases I, II, and III subunit RPABC4 → MDTQKDVQPPKQQPMIYICGECHTENEIKSRDPIRCRECGYRIMYKKRTKRLVVFDAR